The segment tcttttcaaaaattaaacttcaaactaagaaaacatttggagtctgttttcacatttgggccctctgcgtgctgcaggacgctccctgaaagtgctttaatttcaattaagacccgagatatgtcacattgtcagcctctgaataatagtttgatcactttgtgttatttctgaaaagttgcacttgcaatgaatgaagggaggaatttgggctcGAACAGATGGTAATATTCTGTCGGACGGTCGGTActggagggagcgctgcactgtcagacggtccagtgtttgtctcagtgtcagctcctgtacaatgtcccaagtgatcccccagtgtccccagaatgtcccagtgatcccccagtgtccccagaatgtcccagtgatccccccagtgtcccccagaatgtcccagtgatcccccaatgtcccctgaatatcccagtgatcccagagtaacccagacattactcacattgacccccatcgggtccaggctgcggtgaagtctcagtcagtcagtccccagcggagagaaacgattcttggcccaggattccccctcatcctcctccttctcacaaaatgtctctttctggatcatctccttgcagcatttcatcgaaaagattcctgaggggagagagggagagagagagagggaattgagtaaaatacaaaagcaagggattaaaaaggcacagcaagagcccagagctccctccctcccactccccctctctccacgccccccgcctcccactccctcctcccaGTTACAACCAACAATCCCTCAGCCCCAACACTGAAACACAAATCCCGGTTACAAACCAGAGAagctaaagagagagaaaagttggggagagagacagagagagaaatacactcaggacaggctggaggaccccggcagactgagagattgtccccgccCCTGGGGAGGGTTTGGGACGAGACACACGGCCATCCCCTACCCCCGGGGAGCTCTCCACTTCAGCCTTTGAGatattatgtaaggaatcttacaacacccaggttatagtccaacagttttatttgaaaatcagaagctctcggaggctttctcctttgtcaggtgagtgtgggattccatagtcagagcacaatgcctggtgattacagataatctttccaactgcccgttgtcaaggcaatcaaaggattcGAATAGTGTTCGGACAGAGAGACGTTACATacgggactactgaatatactgaTTGTCCGTAtgtagtgtctctctgtctgaacactattcgactcctttgattgccttgacaacgggcagttggaaagattatctgtgatcaccaggcattgtgctcTGACTATAAAGCGGTgccctttcatggaatcccacactcacctgacaaaggagaaaagcctccgaaagcttgtgattttcaaataaaactgttggactataacctggtgttgtaagattcctgacatttgtccacccccagtccatcaccggcatctccacatcatttgagatattagactgaatctcaatgtgtctccctcagggacctgtccgttctcatgttaatccagggacagcccagggcaggactggtttgaccaggagacctgtctgctggaatgagccacatttcaaggacctattttactgatttgaaaccctcacagcctgtctcccccctcttccctcaccccaaaccgagtcccctccaccctcagcctgtctccccctcttccctcaccccaaaccgagtcccccccacctcagcctgtctccccctcttccctcaccccaaaccgagtcccccccaccctcagcctgtctccccctcttccctcaccccaaaccgagtcccccccaccctcagcctgtctccccctcttccctcaccccaaaccgagtcccctccaccctcagcctgtctccccctcttccctcaccccaaaccgagtccccctccaccctcagcctgtctccccctcttccctcaccccaaaccgagtcccccccaccctcagcctgtctccccctcttccctcaccccaaaccgagtcccctccaccctcagcctgtctcccccctcttccctcaccccaaaccgagtcccctccaccctcagcctgtctcccacctcttccctcaccccaaaccgagtcccccccaccctcagcctgtctccccctcttccctcaccccaaaaaccgagtcccccccaccctcagcctgtctcccccaccctcaagcctgtctcccccaccctcagcctgtctcccccaccctcagcctgtctcccccaccctcagcctgtctcccccaccctcagcctgtctccccctcttccctcaccccaaaccgagtcccccccaccctcagcctgtctcccccctcccctcgtgacccaaacaccccggggacctccgacacatcccaccctgcccggcgtccacattgaaagaactaaagttggggacaggcctctccctccatcccataaTACCAGGCCGCCCATAGTAACGGTCGCTGGGCCTGGGCCCGGAATCCGTTGCCCCTGGAAACCGCGCAGGAACCGAGCGACCCGAGagcggcctcaggccctccccgactcccagtccccggcctcaggcccctccccgactcccagtccccggcctcaggcccctccccgactcccagtccccggcctcaggcccctccccgactcccagtccccggcctcaggcccctccccgactcccagtccccggcctcaggcccctccccgactcccagtccccggcctcaggcccctccccgactcccagtcccccggcctcaggcccctcccccgactcccagtccccggcctcaggcccctccccgactcccagtccccggcctcaggccctccccgactcccagtcccccggcctcaggcccctccccgactcccagtccccggcctcaggcccctccacgactcccagtccccggcctcaggccctccccgactcccagtccccggcctcaggccctccccgactcccagtccccggcctcaggccctcacctcctccccccgccctgctcctgcccctcgccGCCCTGAACCAGCTGCTGGCCGCCGGCGCCATCTCCTTCCAGCTGCCGTCCAACGCCAGGAAGTGTCTGCGGGAGGAGATCCACAAGGACAGGCTGGTGAGCGGAGAGTCCGAGCTGAGCGAACAGCCGGCCGCCCGCCCCCAcctcaaggggggagagaggggggagggggagagagagggggagggggggagagagagagagggggaggggggagggggggaagagggggagggggagagggggggagggggagaggggggagggaggagggggggggggggggaggggggagaggggggaggggggggagagggggagggggggggggagggggagaggggggagggaggagggggggggggggagggggggaggagggggagagggagagagagagggtagagagagaggggggggggagggagagagagggggggggggagggagagagaggggggagtgagagggggggggagagagagggaggaggagagaggggaggggagagagagagagagagagagagagggggagggggagagagagagggggggggaggaggggggagaggggggggggagagagaggggggggggggtggaggtggagcttgTTCCCCCTTCAGTCCGATCATGTCTGACTTATTGTATTTAACTCCATTTCCCCCCTTGGTTCCATTccctttaatcccctcacccaacaaaaatccatcagtctcagttttgaaattttcaattgacccccggcctcccccttttccccctccgggggagagagttccagattcccactccccttgtgtgaagaaatgcttcctgacatcacccctgaacggccgggctctaattttaagattattcccccttgttctggactcccccccaccagaggaaatagtttctctctatcgaccccatcaaatcctttaatcatcttaaacccctcgattcgatcaccccttaatcttctacactcgagggaatacaagcctcgtctctgcaacctgtcctcgtaatttaacccttttagccccggtatcattctggtgaatctgcactgcaccccctccaaggccgatatatccttcctgaggggacggtgcccagaactggacgcagtgtctccagatggggtctgaccagagctctgtccagctgtaatataacttccacctctttgtattccagccctcgagataaaggccaacgttccattatcctttttaatgatctttttgtgcctttccaccattgggagggtggtgtggggagggagctgtgggggacagttccgggctggagccagggtgtaacctctctgtttcccctcccccaggtgacggACTCCTCCGGACACATCCTGTACTCTAAGGAGGAGGCGACTAAGGGCAAATTCGCCTTCACCACTGACGACTACGACATGTTCGAGATCTGCTTCGAGAGCCGCCTGCCCCCGGGTGAGTGAGTCCGAGGGGGGGGTCCTGGGGTACGGGGAGGGCTCGggcagaaataataataaaagtgaaaatagctcactgataagaaaaagggatgagaacaaagtccaggtcacaaatagtgtcacaggtaatataaatacttcaggttcatcaaaaaatacaggaaataataaaataactaattaaaaaataatacagcagtgataaaaaacaagtgtgatatttttaagaagtgagaaaaacagcatcagaacatatgaattaagagcaggagtaggccattcggcccatctgccatttgataagatcacggctgatctgattgtgacctcaaccctactttcctgtccatctactgtaacctttgactcccctgttaatcaggaatcgatctaactcagccttaaaaatattcactgaccctgcctccaccgctctctggggaagggagttccacagactcaccaccctctgagagaaaaagcttctcctcatctccgtcttaaatgggagaccatttatttttaaactgtggtccccgagttcttgtctctcccacaaggggaaacatcctctcagcatctgccccttcGAGTCTCCTcacgatcttatatgtttcaataagatcacctctcattcttctaaactccagtgtggacaggcccaacttgtccaaccattcctcataagataaccccctcatcccaggaatcagtcgagtgaaccttctctgaaatgcctccaaagcaattatgtccttaaataaggagaccaaaactgcacacagtattctagatgtggtctagtAGGTCTGTTGCCCAAATACACAAGTGCAGctagcataaggaataaaacaagtgaatcatacagttaaaacaagtataaaaggactgttagcaacatagctgccagactgggcctgcggcaggtgatgagcaaaccaacacaaggggaaaaacctacttgactttgccctcaccaatctacctgtcgcagatgcatccgtccatgacagtattggtaggagtgaccaccgcacagtcctcgtggagatgaagtcccgtcttcgcactgaggacaccatccaacgtgttgtgtggcactaccaccgtgctaaatgggatagattcagaacagatctagcagctcaaaactgggcatccatgaggcgctgtgggccatcagcagcagcagcagaattgtactccagcacaatctgtaacctcatggcctgacattttcctcactccaccattaccaacaagccaggggatcaaccctggttcaatgaggagtgtagaagagcatgccaggagcagcaccagacgtatctaaaaatgaggtgccaatctggtgaagctacaactcaggactacatgcatggtaaacagtggaagcaacatgctatagacagagctaagcgattccacaaccaacggatcagatcaaagctctgcagtcctgccacatccagtcgtgaatggtggtggacaattaaacaactaacgggaggaggaggctctgtcaacatccccatcctcagtgatggcggagtccagcacgtgagtgcagaagacaaggctgaagcgtttgcaaccatcttcagccagaagtgccgagtggatgatccatctcggcctcctcccggtatccccaccatcacagaagccaggggGTTCAGGGTCCCATGTCGGAGTGCGGAGTccctgtgggtttgggggttcagggacccgtgtgggagtgcggagtccccatgggtttgggggttcaggggcccctgtgggagtgcggagtccctgtgggtttgggggttcaggggcccgtgtgggagtgcggagtccccatgggtttgggggttcaggggcccCTGTGGGAGTGCGCAGTTCCATGACCATGGAGCAGTAATGTCGGCGGGGGCGCGGGTCCCACACGGGGTGTCGGCGGGGGCCGGTCCTCAGCTTGGTGTTTTCTTGTTCTCAGGCCATTTTCGAGTTCCTGACCAGCTGATTATTCTCAACACCAAACATGGAGTTGAAGCCAAGAACTATGAAGATGTGAGTGTCCGTGCTTTCTATCCCCTTCCCTGCGGTAATGTAGaatctacagcagagaaacaggccattcggcccagtggcttcatgctggtgtttatcctccacacaagcctcctcccactctgcccccatatccctcgattcctttctccctcatatacgcatcaagcctccccttaaatactattcgcctcaaccaatcTGTgtcgcagcgagttccacattctcaccgctctctgtaaagaaattcctcctgaattctttactTGATCTTTTCGTGCCTCTCTTATATTtcggcccccttgttctggtctcccccactagtggaagcagtttctccacaTTCACCAATCcgaattttgaatatctctatcgggTCTCCTTTTAGTCTTttacagagaaaagagccccagcctgctcaatctatcGTGACGGGCACGTCCGCATCCACTCAATTCCGGTAACGTCCTTGTAAATCCTTcccgcactgcctccagtgcttcaatatcctttctgtagtgtgggtctctcaagtcaacaatggatttactacatctttgtccgatcttacagaccgtctctctctctctctctccctgcccagatcgccaaggcggagaagctgaagccacttgaggtggagctgcgacgattggaggatctgtcagagtcgatcgtcaatgactttgccgacatgaagcagcgagaggaagagatgagggacaccaatggtaggagcacccagcacaggcttcagtctgcaacacctgccccttctccacttactgctctcggTCTCGGGGACCCTGTCTCGTTCCTCGGTCAGCGTCACTCACCCCTTTGTGGGTTTTAGCACCCTCCACCTCCCGGGACAtaagcccctctccccttctctccccaatagcacgagcctcagcttcatacggttatccagtcgtcctgtgaaagatgcagtgggctctgcttcaggcactttgtggcaaagcatcccttgccccaactgccctccactagccctcggagtaaagaggggtggtctagggcttgggtaccaggggaccaggggttaaaaggactgcaggcctgatccccagtgtcaaagggacttcgtttttaaaaaaacgtaCATTTATTTCGCCCCTTCCACGACCTCGGGACTTCCCAGAGCACTTTATAGCCAGTaatgtactattttgaagtgtagtcactgttgcaatttaggaaacgggcggccaacttgcgcacagcaagatcccacaaacagcgttgtgataatgaccagataatctgtgttttagtggcgttggttgagggataaatattggccagaacacccaggggagaattctgctcttctcccattagtggccgtgggatcttttacgtccacctgagaggggcaggcagggactcagtttaacgtctcatcggaaagacggcacctccgacagtgcggcactccctcagtactgcactgggagtgtcggcctggattaggtgctcgagtctctggagtggggctcgaacccaccatcttctgacaagggggccttgtagaggcagataagattctgcatattttcattccaagtttgactgcaggataagggaacgtgtgtacaaactggggTGAGTGTGGGCAGGATGGAACACCCGGAGGGGAGGCTCTCAGTAGGGTAGCGGAGGGAAAACACAGAGTCCTTTCATGGGCCGTtagatggggtgctccatgggctggaggcctccactcatctaaaccagggagttggagtcagagggctgggacctttctacaccagagggcagagttgtggaataagtttttggggaaggacggtataaacggggtccagagacagaagggatcatttgaagcccctgggattaaagggacagtggctgcatggttacaaaattggctaagggacagagagtagtggtgaacggttttttttcagactggagggaaatatacagtggtgttccccaggggtcagtattaggaccactgctctttttgatatatattaatgacttgcacttgggtattcagggtatttcaaactttgcagatgatacgaaactcggaaatgtagtaaacaacgtggaggatagtaacagacttcaggaggacagagactggtggaatgggcagacacatggcagatgaaatttaacagagaagtgtgaagtgatacattttggcaggaagaatgaggagaggcaatataaactaaatggtacaattttaaagggaatgcaggaacagagagacctggggagtgcacatacacaaatctttgaaggtgacaaattgagaaggctgttttaagaaaaaaagcatccaggatcctgggctttattaatcgaggcatagagtacgaaagcaaggaagttatactaaacctttataaaacactggttgggcctcatctggagtattgtgtccaattctgggcaccacactttaggaaggatgtcaaggccttggagagggtgcagaggacatttactagaatggtaccagggatgagggacttcagttatgtagagaaactggggttgttctctttagagcagagaaggttacggggagatttaatagaggtgttcaaaattatgaagggttttaatagattaaataaggagaaactatttccagtggcagaagggttggtaaccagaggacacagatttaaggtaattggcaaaagaaccagatggcgatgagggttttattttacgcagcgagttatgatctggaatgagctgcctgaaagggcagtggaagcagatttaataataactttcaaaagggaattggataaacactgaaaggaaacatttgcagggctatggggaaagggcaggggagtgggactaatgggacagctctttcaaagagccagcacaggcacgatgggccgagaggcctcctgtgctgtaagattctaggtggtgggattgacctgttaggaagggacaggGTGTCAGTTGTGGACTGAGTGACGCTCCCATGAAAGGCCTgccatgtccctgctctcacctGAGCCGTTCAGCGAGAGTGGATCCAGGATGGGgattcgggggagggagtgaccccAGGCATCGACCAAAGGCCAGACTCGGAGCAGCAGTGACCCAGGAGCAGGGAAACGGTGCCCGGGGCAGCAAGGTGAAAGGAAGAGGGAGGGCT is part of the Heptranchias perlo isolate sHepPer1 unplaced genomic scaffold, sHepPer1.hap1 HAP1_SCAFFOLD_995, whole genome shotgun sequence genome and harbors:
- the LOC137320180 gene encoding uncharacterized protein; translation: TERPESGLRPSPTPSPRPQAPPRLPVPGLRPLPDSQSPASGPSPTPSPRPQAPPRLPVPGLRPLPDSQSPASGPSPTPSPPASGPSPDSQSPASGPSPTPSPRPQALPDSQSPGLRPLPDSQSPASGPSTTPSPRPQALPDSQSPASGPPRLPVPGLRPSPPPPALLLPLAALNQLLAAGAISFQLPSNARKCLREEIHKDRLVTDSSGHILYSKEEATKGKFAFTTDDYDMFEICFESRLPPGHFRVPDQLIILNTKHGVEAKNYEDIAKAEKLKPLEVELRRLEDLSESIVNDFADMKQREEEMRDTNGEDFQRETQTKDHVKI